DNA from Desulfovibrio sp. X2:
CCAGGCCGTGGTCATGATCGGCACCTACGACCCCTGCGCGGTCTTCATCCAGGAGGCCAGGAAGCACGGCTTCGATCCGCTCTTCTACACCGTCTCCTTCGTGGGCGGCGAGGAGCTCGGCCGCCGCCTGCCGCGCGACGGGGACTCCCTGGTCATCCTCTCCCAGGTGGTGCCGCCGCCCGCCCAGGTCCGGCCGCCGCAGGGCGGCCCGCACGACCCCGGCTACGCCGCACTGCTGGCCCGGTACTACCCGGCGGACAAGCCCAACTTCATCGGCCAGGAGGGCTACTTCAACGCGCAGGTCCTGGTGGAGGGGCTGCGCCGCGCGGGCCGCGACCTGACGCGCGAGGGATTCCTCAAGGCCATCGAGAGCATGGAGGACTTCCCGCTCGCCGAGTCGCTCTCCGTCTCCTTCAGCCCCACGGACCACCAGGGGCTCGACCAGGTCTACTTCACGCGCCTCACGCACGGCGACTTCCGGCTCATCGAGAACTGGGACGAGGTGCGGCGCATCCTGGCGGAGAAGTCCGGCAAGGCCGCGAAGCCCGCCGACAGGGTTCCTCCGGCCCAGGGCACGCCCCCCGCGCGGGCCGGAAAGGACGGACAATGAGATCCGTCAGCGCGCTCAGCCTGTCGCGCAAGATATTCTTCACCACGCTGGCCTTCATCCTGCTGGTCTCGGGCATCATCGCCCTGCTCGCCCGCGGCATCCTCGTCTCGAGCCTGACCACGGAGCTCCTGCACCGCGGCACGGCCATCGCCCAGAGCCTCGCGGAGCGGGCGCGCAGCCAGATCCTGGACAACGACACCGCGGGACTCGTGAGCCTGGTCTTCGACTCCGCGTACCTGGGCGAGCGCAGGGACCTCGTCTCCTACATCTTCATCACCGACCAGGACGGCCGCGTCCTGGCCCACACTTTCACGCGTCCGTTCCCCGACGACCTGAGCGGCGCCGCCCCGGCCCCGGGCGAGACGCACGCCGTGCGCGAGATCACCGTGCTCGGGCAGCCTGTCTACGACATCTCCGTGCCCATCACCGAGGGCATCTACACCATCGGCTCGACCCACGTGGGGCTCAACAAGCGGCACATCGACAACCTCGTGGGCAAGCTGCGCATCACCTTCCTCGGCTTCATCTCCCTGGTCATCGTGGTGCTCTTCTTCATCTCGCTGCGCATCGCGAACTACATCACCATGCCCATCACCAAGCTGACGCGCATCTCGGACGAGCTCTCGCGCGGCAACTTCGACATCTCGGTGAACCTCGACGGCGTGGGGGGCGACTGGTCGCCCCAGGACTGCCCGGCCTACCTGGACACGGACCTGCCCTGCTGGCACTTCGACCAGACGCGCGAGAGCGAGGAGGCGGCGGGAGAGGACGGCTCCAACCTGCGCACCTGCCGTTTGTGCCGCTTCTACACCAAGGCCTCGGGAGACGAGGTGCAGCAGCTCGCGAGCTCGTTCCGCAACATGGTCTGGAGCATCAAGCTCTACCGCCGCCGTCTGCGCGAGTCCGAGGAAAAGTACCGCTCGCTCTTCGTCTCCGGTCCGGACCCCATCGTGGTCGTGGATGCGGAGAGTTACGCCATCCTGGACGCCAACCCGCGCGCCGAGGAGGTCTACGGCTACACGCGCGCCGAGCTTGCGGGAGTGCCGTACACCGCGCTCGACCCGGACTTCTCCTCGCAGTGCCTCGCGCGCTTCGAGCTGCCCGGCGGGCGCGAGAGCGGCTGCGTCTACTGCACGAAGCTCATCCACTACCGCAAGGACGGGCTGCCCATCTACGTGAACCTGCACGCCTGCCCCATCAGCTACAAGAACCGGCAGGCCTACATCATCGCCTCGGCCGACGTGACCGAGATGATCGAGAAGGACGCCCAGCTCATCCAGGCGAGCAAGATGAAGACGCTGGGCGAGATGTCCGCGGGCATCGCCCACGAGCTGAACCAGCCGCTGAACGCCATCCGCATGGGCTCGGACTTCCTGGGACTTCTGGCCGGGGAGGCGCAGGCGCTCTCGCCCGCGCAGATAAAGCCCATCTCGGACGAGATCAGCCAGCAGGTCGACCGGGCCACGGACATCATCAACACCCTGCGCGCCTTCGGCCGCAAGGCGGACATGATCCGCGAGGAGCTCTGCCTGAACGACTCCGTGCGCGGTGTGCTGAAGATCGTGGGGCACCAGCTCTCGCTCGCGGGCATCGAGACCTCGTTCGACCTGGCGGACGACCTGCCGCCGGTCATGGCCCACGACAACCGCATCCAGCAGGTCCTCTTCAACCTCGTGACCAACGCCCGCGACGCGATCATCAAGAGCGGGCAGCCGCCGAAGGACGGCCACCGCATCCTCCTGCGCACCTTCGCCCGCGACGCGGAGGTCGTGGTCCAAATCGCGGACACCGGAGTGGGCATCCCCGAGTCCGTGCGCGAAAAGATTTTCGAGCCCTTCTTCACCACCAAGGAAACGGGCCAGGGCATGGGGCTCGGGCTTTCCATCTCGTACGGCATAGTCAAGGACTACGACGGCGAGATCCGCATCGACAGCAGCCCGGGACGGGGCTCGGTCTTCGAGCTCGTCTTCCCGAGAGCCGCGGCGCGGGGAAAGACCCGGACGTGACCCGACGCCGAGAAGACCCGGAGCGAGACATGGCGAAAATACTGGTCATCGACGACGAACGCCCCACCTTGGGCATGTTCCGACTCTTTCTCGAGAAGTACGGCCACGAGGTGCTTCTGGCCGAGAACGGGGCCGACGGGCTCGAGCTCTTCGCGCGCGAAGCGCCTCCCGTGGTCCTCACGGACATCAAGATGCCGGGCATGGACGGGATCGAGGTGCTGAAGCGCATCAAGCAGGCCAACCCCGCGGTCGAGGTCATCGTCATCACCGGCCACGGGGACATGGACCTGGCCATCCAGGCCCTGAATCTGGACGCCACGGACTTCATCAACAAGCCCATCAAGAAGGAGGAGCTCGACGCGGCGCTTCACCGCGCCGAGGAGCGCCTGCGCCTGGCCAAAGACAAGGAGGAGGACGTCCGGGTGAAAACGGACGAGGCGGTCACGGCCATCGAGATCAAGGCCAGCGTGACGGCCGAGTCCGAGGCCGCCCTGCTGGACGCATGCAGGCGGGCCCAGGCCAGCGGCGGGGGAATACTGCTGAACTTCTCCGAGAACGCCTCGATCAACGGCGCGGGCATAGCCATCCTCACCCGCGTGCTCCTGGACTGCCGCGACAAGGGAATCCGCACGGCCATCTCCGGCCTTTCGGAGAACTTCCGCACGGTCTTCGGCATCGTCGGCCTGTCCCGGCTGACCGAGATATACGGCAACGAGCAGGAGGCACGCACCGCGCTCACCGCCTGAGCGGCAGGCGTTCTTTATCTCCGGATTCCGGAAGAAAATGAGCCGGAGGGGGCGGTTGGCCCCTCCGGCTCGGACCCTGGAGGCATCGAGCCGTGTTTCGACGGCCGAATTCCTCGCACGGGGTGCATGGGCTCCGGGCCCCCCGCAGGGGGCCCGGAACTTTTTTTACCGGTTTCTCGTTTCCTGCAGTCCGGGTGCCGTTCCCT
Protein-coding regions in this window:
- a CDS encoding ATP-binding protein, with amino-acid sequence MRSVSALSLSRKIFFTTLAFILLVSGIIALLARGILVSSLTTELLHRGTAIAQSLAERARSQILDNDTAGLVSLVFDSAYLGERRDLVSYIFITDQDGRVLAHTFTRPFPDDLSGAAPAPGETHAVREITVLGQPVYDISVPITEGIYTIGSTHVGLNKRHIDNLVGKLRITFLGFISLVIVVLFFISLRIANYITMPITKLTRISDELSRGNFDISVNLDGVGGDWSPQDCPAYLDTDLPCWHFDQTRESEEAAGEDGSNLRTCRLCRFYTKASGDEVQQLASSFRNMVWSIKLYRRRLRESEEKYRSLFVSGPDPIVVVDAESYAILDANPRAEEVYGYTRAELAGVPYTALDPDFSSQCLARFELPGGRESGCVYCTKLIHYRKDGLPIYVNLHACPISYKNRQAYIIASADVTEMIEKDAQLIQASKMKTLGEMSAGIAHELNQPLNAIRMGSDFLGLLAGEAQALSPAQIKPISDEISQQVDRATDIINTLRAFGRKADMIREELCLNDSVRGVLKIVGHQLSLAGIETSFDLADDLPPVMAHDNRIQQVLFNLVTNARDAIIKSGQPPKDGHRILLRTFARDAEVVVQIADTGVGIPESVREKIFEPFFTTKETGQGMGLGLSISYGIVKDYDGEIRIDSSPGRGSVFELVFPRAAARGKTRT
- a CDS encoding response regulator — encoded protein: MAKILVIDDERPTLGMFRLFLEKYGHEVLLAENGADGLELFAREAPPVVLTDIKMPGMDGIEVLKRIKQANPAVEVIVITGHGDMDLAIQALNLDATDFINKPIKKEELDAALHRAEERLRLAKDKEEDVRVKTDEAVTAIEIKASVTAESEAALLDACRRAQASGGGILLNFSENASINGAGIAILTRVLLDCRDKGIRTAISGLSENFRTVFGIVGLSRLTEIYGNEQEARTALTA